In Nocardia yunnanensis, one DNA window encodes the following:
- a CDS encoding nitroreductase: MSDRYSVLDSLLADRHTCRAFRPEPVPRADIEAILRTAQRTPSWCNTQPWQLVITEDPAATDRFRKALLEHAAGAAITTDIPFPAAYEGVYRDRRRECGGALYSAVGVARGDHAGSMRQMLRNYELFDAPHVAILTTEADLGTYGAVDCGLYLTSFLLAAQSLGVATAPQAALATYSPFLREYFDLPANRQVLAGVSFGYADTEHAANSFRTTRADLDQVVTWHSA; this comes from the coding sequence ATGTCCGACCGCTACTCCGTCCTGGATTCGCTGCTGGCCGACCGCCACACCTGCCGGGCTTTCCGCCCCGAGCCGGTCCCGCGCGCCGACATCGAGGCGATCCTGCGCACGGCCCAGCGCACCCCGTCGTGGTGCAATACGCAGCCGTGGCAGCTGGTCATCACCGAGGATCCGGCCGCCACCGACCGGTTCCGCAAGGCATTGCTGGAGCATGCCGCCGGCGCGGCGATCACGACGGACATCCCGTTCCCCGCCGCCTACGAGGGCGTATACCGCGATCGCCGGCGCGAGTGCGGTGGGGCGCTGTACTCGGCCGTGGGTGTCGCGCGCGGCGACCACGCCGGCTCGATGCGTCAAATGCTGCGCAACTACGAGCTTTTCGATGCCCCGCACGTCGCGATCCTGACCACGGAGGCCGACCTCGGGACGTACGGCGCGGTCGACTGCGGGCTGTATCTGACGTCGTTCCTGCTGGCGGCGCAGAGCCTGGGCGTCGCAACCGCGCCGCAGGCCGCACTGGCCACCTACTCGCCGTTCCTGCGCGAGTACTTCGATCTGCCCGCGAATCGCCAAGTGCTGGCCGGAGTGTCGTTCGGATATGCGGATACCGAGCACGCCGCCAACAGTTTCCGGACTACCCGCGCGGACCTCGACCAGGTGGTCACCTGGCACAGCGCGTGA
- a CDS encoding neutral/alkaline ceramidase, which produces MSLSRRAVLVGAAVGGVGAGAVVGASVVGAQPIRHRAAGQDYLVGVGIADITGAPAGQGMMGYSEADQVTTGLLTRCYARAYIVVDQATGDRVAFVNTDNACLFQSVHLVVMQQLQQRFGGLYTERNVNLNATHNHNSCGGTAREYAYSLAAMGFQQNSHDSEVNGIVRAIVNAHENIKPGSIMLGHGELHDASANRSRVAFEANPDADKQEFPDAIDPKITVLRFRQGGRDVGAITWFATHGTSLTDRNTLISGDNKGYASYRWEHDEMGVRHLDGPPSFVAAFPQTNPGDMTPNLWVRPMHPSGPTEDNRANCAIIGERQYQAGRKAFDAAVPMNSAGVDSVVHYIDLADIAIDGEYTPDGKPARTSPAMMGAAAMATSTEDNWNSQLSFLQEGDANPMVAALGGLNSPIEDWMRDVQAPKLILAPLGVLPPRPWVPQIVPLQLMRIGDLVLASGPSEYTVVSGLRIRRIVARALNIPIENVLAQGYSNGYNGYVTTPEEYAVQQYEGGETLYGRWTLSAHMQEFDRLAKALAARVDLGRGPAPLDWSFGLQPNLLPAVPADVPHAGRSFGDVIAQPDPNYAAGQTVSVDFVGAHPNNDFRLDGTYFEVQQAAGADWRRVHDDNDWCTELHWFRPDGQPAASTVRIQWAIPDGTSGRYRIVYTGNSRDTGGALAEFTGTSAEFVIG; this is translated from the coding sequence ATGAGTCTGTCCCGGCGGGCTGTGCTGGTTGGTGCTGCTGTTGGTGGCGTGGGGGCCGGTGCGGTGGTTGGCGCGAGTGTGGTTGGGGCGCAACCGATCAGGCATCGGGCCGCAGGGCAGGATTATCTCGTTGGGGTGGGGATCGCGGATATCACCGGGGCGCCTGCGGGGCAGGGGATGATGGGGTACTCCGAGGCTGATCAGGTCACTACCGGGCTTCTGACGCGGTGCTACGCGCGGGCTTACATCGTGGTGGATCAGGCGACAGGGGATCGGGTTGCGTTCGTGAATACGGACAATGCTTGTTTGTTTCAGTCGGTGCACCTTGTGGTGATGCAGCAGTTGCAGCAGCGGTTCGGGGGGCTGTACACCGAGCGGAACGTCAATCTCAATGCGACGCACAATCACAACTCTTGTGGTGGGACCGCCCGCGAGTACGCGTATTCCCTTGCGGCGATGGGGTTTCAGCAGAACTCGCATGACTCGGAAGTGAACGGGATCGTCAGAGCGATCGTCAACGCGCACGAGAACATCAAGCCCGGGTCGATCATGCTTGGGCACGGCGAGTTGCATGATGCCAGCGCGAACCGGTCGCGGGTGGCGTTCGAGGCCAATCCGGATGCCGACAAGCAGGAGTTTCCCGACGCCATCGATCCGAAAATCACCGTGTTGCGGTTTCGGCAGGGCGGCAGGGATGTTGGGGCGATCACGTGGTTCGCGACGCATGGCACCTCGCTGACCGATCGGAACACGCTCATCTCGGGGGACAACAAGGGGTATGCCAGTTACCGGTGGGAGCACGACGAGATGGGGGTGCGTCACCTCGATGGGCCGCCGTCGTTCGTGGCCGCGTTCCCGCAGACCAATCCGGGGGATATGACGCCCAATCTCTGGGTTCGGCCGATGCATCCGTCGGGGCCCACCGAGGACAATCGTGCCAATTGCGCGATCATCGGCGAGCGCCAATATCAGGCGGGGCGAAAGGCGTTCGACGCCGCGGTGCCGATGAACAGTGCCGGTGTCGACTCGGTGGTGCACTACATCGACCTCGCCGATATCGCCATCGACGGTGAGTACACGCCGGACGGCAAACCCGCGCGGACCTCGCCGGCCATGATGGGGGCGGCGGCGATGGCGACCAGTACCGAGGACAACTGGAATTCGCAGCTGTCGTTTCTGCAAGAAGGCGACGCCAATCCGATGGTCGCCGCGCTCGGCGGGCTCAACTCGCCGATCGAGGACTGGATGCGGGATGTACAGGCGCCCAAGCTGATTCTTGCGCCGCTGGGGGTGTTGCCGCCGCGGCCGTGGGTGCCGCAGATCGTGCCGTTGCAGTTGATGCGGATCGGGGATCTGGTGCTGGCGTCGGGGCCGTCGGAGTACACGGTGGTGTCGGGGTTGCGGATTCGGCGGATCGTGGCGCGGGCGTTGAACATTCCCATCGAGAATGTGCTCGCGCAGGGTTACTCCAACGGTTACAACGGCTACGTCACCACGCCGGAGGAGTACGCGGTCCAGCAGTACGAGGGCGGTGAGACGCTCTACGGGCGGTGGACGCTGTCGGCGCATATGCAGGAATTCGACCGGCTCGCAAAGGCTTTGGCGGCACGAGTCGATCTCGGCCGGGGTCCTGCGCCACTGGACTGGAGCTTCGGGCTCCAGCCCAATCTGCTGCCCGCGGTGCCGGCGGACGTGCCGCACGCCGGTCGCTCCTTCGGTGATGTGATCGCGCAACCGGACCCCAACTACGCGGCGGGACAAACGGTTTCGGTCGATTTCGTCGGTGCGCATCCCAACAACGACTTCCGTCTCGACGGCACCTACTTCGAGGTTCAGCAGGCCGCCGGCGCCGACTGGCGGCGCGTCCACGACGACAACGACTGGTGCACCGAACTGCACTGGTTCCGCCCGGACGGACAGCCCGCCGCCTCCACCGTTCGCATCCAGTGGGCGATCCCGGACGGGACCTCGGGCCGATACCGCATCGTCTACACCGGCAACAGCCGGGACACCGGCGGCGCCCTCGCCGAATTCACTGGCACCTCGGCGGAATTCGTGATCGGCTGA
- a CDS encoding nucleotidyltransferase domain-containing protein: MTLRSIPTSMDPAVVATIDGELDRIVREHRVDVLLAIESGSRAWGFPSPDSDYDCRFVYLRPLDDYLTPWPGRDVIETPLVGLLDVNGWDLMKALRLLVNGNAVLIEWLMSPIVYRGDALFRDELRALADEVADRDRVARHYLHLGRRQWQLFDSNKSLKKVFYSLRPAMALRWLHEHPNKAVAPMHLPTLLDECELPGDFVKRVAELTELKSRTREMGSGEVPAPIAEFISAEFERAAGEFVKNDPAQRQHAQALSTELFRRRLRG, translated from the coding sequence ATGACCCTGCGCTCGATTCCGACTTCCATGGACCCGGCGGTGGTCGCCACGATCGACGGCGAACTGGACCGGATCGTGCGCGAACACCGCGTCGACGTGCTGCTCGCCATCGAGAGCGGCAGTCGCGCCTGGGGTTTCCCCTCCCCCGACTCGGACTATGACTGCCGGTTCGTCTATCTGCGGCCGCTCGACGACTACCTCACCCCGTGGCCGGGCCGGGACGTGATCGAGACGCCGCTGGTCGGTCTCCTGGACGTCAACGGCTGGGACCTGATGAAGGCGTTGCGGCTGCTGGTGAACGGCAATGCGGTGCTGATCGAATGGCTGATGTCGCCCATCGTCTATCGCGGTGACGCGCTGTTCCGGGACGAATTGCGGGCGCTGGCGGACGAAGTCGCCGACCGTGACCGGGTGGCTCGGCACTATCTGCATCTGGGCCGTCGGCAGTGGCAGCTGTTCGACTCGAACAAATCGCTGAAAAAAGTGTTCTATTCGCTGCGTCCAGCAATGGCATTGCGCTGGCTGCACGAGCATCCGAACAAAGCGGTGGCGCCCATGCATTTACCTACTTTGCTAGACGAATGCGAGCTGCCCGGCGACTTCGTAAAGCGTGTCGCCGAATTGACGGAACTGAAGTCACGCACTCGGGAAATGGGCTCCGGCGAAGTCCCCGCACCGATAGCGGAATTCATCTCCGCCGAATTCGAGCGGGCCGCCGGCGAATTCGTGAAGAACGATCCCGCCCAGCGGCAACATGCACAGGCCCTATCAACCGAATTATTCCGCCGCCGCCTGCGCGGCTGA
- a CDS encoding ATP-binding protein: MYNEVHAAAHDREDHKYTMRISRLAIDKLGIRLYDRVSAVLAELIANSYDADATEVEVTLPWGAMLAGTVRSADEPAYEIVVSDNGHGMTADEVNEHYLMVGSDRRVRTGSDLSRERRRPVVGRKGIGKLAAFGICRTIEVITAGSRDEDRTALGWRVSHLVMDLGDMLSDVESDYYPRPGHLDGTFTARRGTTVILRNFLRKRVNTGTELNRQLAARFGIERADWRVEVRNAIGQESFILSQLPIDVMEETRIDVSRVPVRFGRQFLPLTGWIAYSKQPYRDDAMAGVRIYARGKIVAQTRDFGISSGFTGEFKLRSYLVGAIHVDWLDDDDDLVRSDRQDIMWTSPRGEALAQWGRALIKEIGRLGEKSIRRRVWEEFVERSRIHETLDAIAPGDRQFRDSVLDAARILVAHKDRAALDDPAHIQNMLRLALSLGPQRSLLDTLKEIAEEEGDPELDVVVALFERARVAEIYSLGQIASERVAVVDRLRTLIDDRRSLERPFQELIESAPWLLAPEWTPLGMNESLKRVRASFERWYAQKFGTPLTTSSIGSPKREPDFVLLHDSGELWIVEIKRMDYHLTDEEYNRAVNYLHELDHFLDENPRIGAQFPRRRLTFVVDHIDKLGPASLSSLVSDHRVDRRTWRELLDSTLRAHRDFLERVYAMRGSDEEPPGENMRAG; the protein is encoded by the coding sequence ATGTACAACGAGGTGCATGCGGCCGCGCACGATCGCGAGGACCACAAGTACACGATGCGGATCAGCCGGCTGGCGATCGACAAGCTCGGCATCCGGCTCTACGACCGGGTGTCGGCGGTGCTGGCCGAATTGATCGCCAACTCCTACGATGCCGACGCCACCGAGGTCGAGGTCACGCTGCCCTGGGGAGCGATGCTGGCCGGAACCGTCCGGAGCGCAGACGAACCCGCGTACGAGATCGTGGTGTCCGACAACGGGCACGGCATGACCGCCGACGAGGTCAACGAGCACTATCTGATGGTGGGCTCGGATCGGCGCGTGCGCACCGGCTCGGATCTGTCCCGCGAGCGACGGCGGCCGGTGGTGGGGCGCAAGGGAATCGGGAAGCTGGCGGCGTTCGGCATCTGCCGCACCATCGAGGTGATCACGGCGGGCAGTCGCGACGAGGACCGAACCGCGTTGGGCTGGAGGGTGTCTCATCTCGTGATGGATCTGGGCGATATGCTCTCCGACGTCGAGAGCGACTACTACCCGCGACCCGGCCACCTGGACGGCACCTTCACCGCGCGGCGCGGCACCACCGTCATCCTGCGCAATTTCCTTCGCAAACGGGTGAATACCGGCACCGAGCTCAACCGGCAGCTGGCCGCGCGCTTCGGCATCGAGCGCGCGGACTGGCGGGTCGAGGTGCGCAATGCCATCGGCCAGGAGAGCTTCATCCTCAGCCAGCTGCCCATCGACGTGATGGAGGAGACCCGCATCGACGTCAGCCGGGTGCCGGTGCGCTTCGGGCGGCAGTTCCTGCCCCTGACGGGCTGGATCGCGTATTCGAAACAGCCGTACCGCGATGACGCCATGGCTGGTGTCCGCATCTACGCGCGCGGCAAGATCGTCGCGCAGACAAGGGATTTCGGCATCTCCTCCGGATTCACCGGGGAGTTCAAACTGCGCTCCTACCTGGTCGGCGCGATCCACGTCGACTGGCTCGACGATGACGACGACCTGGTCCGCTCCGACCGCCAGGACATCATGTGGACCTCGCCGCGCGGCGAGGCGCTCGCGCAGTGGGGCCGGGCGCTCATCAAGGAGATCGGCCGGCTCGGTGAGAAATCCATTCGCCGCCGCGTGTGGGAGGAGTTCGTGGAGCGTTCCCGCATCCACGAGACCCTCGACGCCATCGCACCCGGCGACCGGCAGTTCCGCGACTCCGTGCTGGATGCCGCGCGAATCCTGGTGGCGCACAAGGACCGTGCCGCCCTCGACGATCCCGCGCACATCCAGAACATGCTGCGGCTGGCGCTGTCGCTGGGGCCGCAGCGCAGCCTGCTCGACACCCTCAAGGAGATCGCCGAGGAGGAGGGCGATCCCGAATTGGATGTGGTCGTCGCATTGTTCGAGCGGGCCCGGGTCGCCGAGATCTACTCGCTGGGCCAGATCGCCAGCGAGCGGGTCGCGGTCGTGGACCGGCTGCGCACCCTCATCGACGATCGCCGCTCGCTGGAACGCCCCTTCCAGGAGCTCATCGAGAGCGCCCCCTGGCTGCTGGCCCCCGAGTGGACGCCGCTGGGCATGAACGAATCCCTCAAGCGGGTGCGCGCCAGCTTCGAACGTTGGTACGCCCAGAAATTCGGCACGCCGCTGACCACCAGCTCCATCGGCAGCCCGAAACGCGAACCCGACTTCGTCCTGCTGCACGACTCCGGCGAACTGTGGATCGTCGAGATCAAGCGCATGGACTACCACCTCACCGACGAGGAGTACAACCGCGCCGTCAACTACCTCCACGAACTCGACCACTTCCTCGACGAGAACCCCCGCATCGGCGCCCAATTCCCCCGCCGCCGCCTCACTTTCGTCGTCGACCACATCGACAAGCTCGGCCCCGCATCCCTGTCCTCCCTGGTCTCCGACCACCGCGTGGACCGCCGCACCTGGCGCGAACTCCTCGACTCCACCCTGCGCGCCCACCGAGACTTCCTCGAACGCGTCTACGCCATGCGCGGCTCCGACGAGGAACCCCCCGGCGAAAACATGCGCGCCGGCTGA
- a CDS encoding winged helix-turn-helix transcriptional regulator, with the protein MRYEELSEEPCSITRALVVFGDRWTLLILKAAFSGVRRFNGFQAYLGISKGRLQDRLDRLVEHEILAKQPADTGAYEEYRLTAKGHDVYPILMAFRDWGDTHMAPDGPPVYYRHRDCPGEAHVHLECDSCGKELTARDVVPEVGPGMTV; encoded by the coding sequence ATGCGGTACGAGGAACTTTCCGAGGAGCCGTGCTCGATCACGCGGGCGCTGGTGGTCTTCGGCGACCGATGGACGCTACTGATCCTGAAGGCGGCGTTCTCCGGGGTGCGCCGGTTCAACGGCTTCCAGGCGTATCTCGGCATCTCCAAGGGGCGATTGCAGGATCGGCTCGACCGGCTGGTCGAGCACGAGATCCTGGCCAAGCAGCCGGCCGACACCGGCGCCTACGAGGAGTACCGGCTCACCGCCAAGGGGCACGACGTGTACCCGATCCTCATGGCTTTCCGGGATTGGGGCGACACCCATATGGCCCCGGACGGCCCGCCGGTGTACTACCGGCATCGGGACTGCCCGGGGGAGGCGCACGTGCATCTCGAATGTGATTCGTGCGGAAAGGAACTCACCGCCCGCGATGTGGTTCCCGAAGTCGGGCCCGGCATGACGGTATGA
- a CDS encoding MBL fold metallo-hydrolase: MSSSQTVTARQRFFGEDAVDPVTGAVRADQVLVSWFGCASFAVAMGGVVFLLDAWVPRGATSGYVPTTPAEVAALAPSAIFIGHGHFDHAADAGVIARDSGAVVHGTAEHCATVRKQVPGVELSCKEMGSSASVPGERHDFTLTPEISVTAVRHIHSARTPRHEGPDASTPVRPRPCLCDIRTYPPSLGDAGHLARNLLAPEGGVLLYQFRIGDFVLTWHDSAGPLLDKAPSVVEVLRGLPASDVHIGAVQGFNQFTNGLRDPRTYVEALRPKVFVPNHHDNWLPVMTARGEAFRTPVHDELARIPEAERPEIRMLLDRDDYLAPGRLTFDLT, encoded by the coding sequence GTGTCCAGCAGCCAAACCGTCACCGCACGTCAGCGCTTCTTCGGCGAGGACGCCGTGGATCCGGTCACCGGGGCGGTGCGGGCGGATCAGGTGCTGGTGTCCTGGTTCGGGTGCGCCAGTTTCGCGGTGGCCATGGGCGGGGTGGTGTTCCTGCTGGACGCGTGGGTGCCGCGCGGGGCAACCTCCGGGTACGTGCCGACCACGCCCGCGGAGGTCGCGGCATTGGCTCCGAGCGCGATCTTCATCGGCCACGGGCATTTCGACCATGCCGCCGATGCGGGCGTGATCGCCCGGGACAGTGGCGCGGTGGTGCACGGGACCGCCGAGCATTGCGCGACGGTGCGCAAGCAGGTGCCCGGCGTCGAATTGTCGTGCAAGGAAATGGGTTCCAGCGCTTCCGTGCCGGGCGAGCGGCACGACTTCACGCTGACACCGGAGATCTCGGTGACCGCAGTCCGCCACATCCACTCGGCGCGCACACCGCGGCACGAGGGCCCGGACGCCTCGACCCCGGTGCGTCCGCGGCCGTGCCTGTGCGACATCCGCACCTACCCACCGAGTTTGGGCGACGCCGGTCATCTGGCGCGCAACCTGCTCGCGCCGGAGGGCGGCGTGCTGCTCTATCAGTTCCGGATCGGCGACTTCGTGCTGACCTGGCACGATTCCGCCGGGCCACTGCTGGACAAGGCCCCGTCGGTCGTGGAGGTGTTGCGTGGACTGCCGGCTTCCGACGTGCATATCGGGGCGGTGCAGGGCTTCAATCAGTTCACCAACGGCCTGCGCGACCCGCGCACATATGTGGAGGCGCTGCGGCCGAAGGTGTTCGTGCCCAACCATCACGACAATTGGCTGCCGGTGATGACTGCGCGCGGTGAGGCGTTCCGCACGCCGGTGCATGACGAGTTGGCGCGGATTCCCGAGGCGGAGCGGCCGGAGATTCGGATGCTGCTGGACCGCGACGACTATCTGGCTCCCGGCAGACTGACATTCGATCTCACCTGA
- a CDS encoding DUF559 domain-containing protein — protein MIRTRGELLAEGIPASTINYRCRSGTYIRLLPGTICLGPPTGLDRCHAVVAWQPSAVLSHRTAAWLHGFLPEEPVCVEATIPKSAARATPPWLHLHRRQLRPDWIDERYDLPVTTAVLTVFDCASALLEREADEMIDLHVGKHVSGQALLELCGSGLHGSNTVRRQLREAATHAASEPERLFARALARRGVHLLPNHPVGPFVCDFVDERSRTIIEIDGREFHSDSSTFRRDRRRQNALLLGGYLVLRYAAADIYQSLDQCADEAAAVIRERRR, from the coding sequence ATGATTCGCACGCGTGGAGAACTTCTCGCGGAAGGCATCCCCGCCAGCACGATCAACTACCGCTGCCGCAGCGGAACCTACATCCGACTGCTCCCGGGAACGATCTGCCTCGGCCCGCCGACAGGTCTCGACCGGTGCCACGCCGTCGTCGCCTGGCAACCCTCCGCCGTCCTCAGCCACCGCACGGCCGCGTGGCTGCATGGCTTCCTCCCTGAGGAGCCGGTCTGCGTGGAGGCGACCATCCCGAAATCCGCCGCCCGTGCCACCCCGCCGTGGCTGCACCTCCATCGCCGGCAACTCCGCCCCGACTGGATCGACGAACGCTACGACCTGCCGGTCACCACAGCAGTGTTGACCGTATTCGACTGCGCATCAGCGCTTCTCGAGCGAGAAGCCGACGAAATGATCGATCTCCACGTCGGCAAGCACGTCTCAGGCCAAGCACTCCTCGAGCTCTGCGGCTCCGGGCTGCACGGGTCGAACACTGTCCGCCGGCAACTCCGCGAAGCGGCAACCCACGCCGCCTCCGAACCAGAACGGCTCTTCGCCCGAGCCCTGGCCCGCCGAGGCGTCCACCTGCTCCCCAACCACCCGGTGGGTCCTTTTGTGTGCGACTTCGTCGACGAGCGCTCCCGCACCATCATCGAAATCGACGGCCGTGAGTTCCACAGCGACTCCAGCACATTCCGCCGAGACCGCCGCCGCCAGAACGCCCTCCTCCTCGGCGGGTACCTGGTCCTGCGCTACGCAGCCGCCGACATCTACCAATCACTCGATCAATGCGCTGACGAGGCGGCGGCGGTGATCAGGGAGCGCAGACGCTGA
- a CDS encoding heparan-alpha-glucosaminide N-acetyltransferase domain-containing protein: protein MTTAFAAPARPPMTATRLAAIDAARGLAVLGMITAHVGALRDPAWTDPGSWLSIASGRSSILFATLAGVSIALLSGRRQPPVGSELVRVRLRILVRALALFALGGLLTMLGTGIPVILQTYALLFACCLPFLTWPPRRLLILAAGWAVIAPPVTVWLAQWLPSSCDAASPECSGAQVTDLAITGAYPGLVWITFAFVGLALGRCDLAAQAVRVRMVAAGLSMMVAGYGGAWLLSQFDTSEPSEWTPLRTAEPHSGSTFEIVGSVGFALTLIGVLLLTANLLRPILFPVIAVGTLPLTVYSAHFVAIWLLGESSTEPSGNTLLMVFLAVTIAASTLWVLVVGRGPLERGVTWLTTRATSGRAETTAHDIGQTA, encoded by the coding sequence ATGACGACCGCATTCGCCGCTCCCGCGCGGCCGCCCATGACCGCGACCAGGCTGGCCGCCATCGATGCCGCGCGCGGGCTGGCGGTGTTGGGGATGATCACGGCGCATGTCGGTGCGCTGCGGGATCCGGCGTGGACCGATCCGGGGAGTTGGCTTTCGATCGCCTCGGGCCGGTCCTCCATTTTGTTCGCGACCCTTGCCGGTGTCTCGATCGCGCTGCTGAGCGGGCGTCGGCAGCCGCCGGTCGGCTCGGAGCTGGTTCGGGTGCGGTTGCGAATTCTGGTGCGCGCCTTGGCATTGTTCGCGCTCGGTGGCCTGCTGACCATGCTCGGCACCGGAATCCCGGTGATCCTGCAAACCTATGCGCTGTTGTTCGCTTGCTGCCTGCCGTTCCTGACCTGGCCGCCGCGGCGGCTGCTGATCCTGGCCGCGGGCTGGGCGGTGATCGCGCCGCCGGTGACGGTGTGGCTGGCCCAGTGGCTGCCGTCGAGTTGCGATGCGGCGAGCCCCGAGTGTTCCGGCGCACAGGTGACCGATCTGGCGATCACCGGCGCTTATCCGGGCCTGGTGTGGATCACCTTCGCTTTCGTCGGATTGGCCTTGGGCCGTTGCGATCTCGCGGCGCAGGCGGTCCGCGTGCGAATGGTCGCGGCCGGCCTCTCGATGATGGTCGCCGGTTACGGCGGGGCATGGCTGCTGAGCCAGTTCGACACCTCCGAGCCGAGCGAATGGACGCCGTTGCGCACGGCCGAGCCGCATTCGGGCTCGACCTTCGAGATCGTGGGTTCGGTGGGGTTCGCGCTCACGCTGATCGGCGTGCTCTTGCTCACCGCGAACCTGTTGCGGCCCATACTGTTTCCCGTCATCGCCGTCGGAACCCTGCCGTTGACCGTGTATTCGGCGCACTTCGTCGCCATCTGGTTGCTCGGCGAATCGAGCACCGAACCGTCGGGCAACACCCTGCTGATGGTCTTCCTCGCGGTCACGATCGCAGCGTCGACGCTGTGGGTCCTCGTCGTCGGCCGCGGCCCGCTCGAGCGCGGCGTAACCTGGCTGACCACCCGCGCCACCTCCGGACGTGCCGAAACGACTGCGCATGACATAGGTCAGACGGCGTGA
- a CDS encoding GNAT family N-acetyltransferase: protein MFVRPAEPTDEKLLWAMLYEASYARENGIDSPDHLRGTPKLAHYVEGWGAAGDLGVVGGFDGVPLGAAWLRLFGPDDPAYGYVDADTPELAIGVAPEGRGTGLGTALMSALHDTAREKYDAISLSVRLENPARRLYQRLGYVDVPGSGQVNLAGTASVTMVLRLR, encoded by the coding sequence ATGTTCGTCAGACCCGCCGAACCGACCGACGAGAAGCTCCTCTGGGCCATGCTCTACGAGGCGTCCTACGCCCGCGAGAACGGGATCGACTCGCCGGATCACCTCCGCGGCACGCCCAAGCTGGCCCACTACGTCGAAGGCTGGGGCGCCGCAGGCGATCTCGGCGTGGTCGGCGGATTCGACGGTGTTCCGCTGGGCGCGGCGTGGCTGCGATTGTTCGGTCCCGACGATCCGGCATACGGTTACGTGGACGCCGACACCCCGGAGTTGGCGATCGGTGTCGCGCCGGAGGGCCGCGGCACCGGGCTGGGCACCGCCCTGATGTCCGCGCTGCACGACACCGCGCGCGAGAAGTACGACGCCATCAGTTTGAGTGTGCGGTTGGAGAACCCGGCTCGCCGGCTCTATCAGCGCTTGGGTTATGTCGATGTGCCTGGTTCCGGCCAGGTCAACTTGGCCGGAACCGCCAGCGTCACAATGGTTCTCCGCTTGCGCTGA
- a CDS encoding cold-shock protein yields MVHGTVKWFDSEKGFGFLTPDEGGEEVFVEYTAVLGEGFRSLVEGQRVAFEVRWTKPGPEAVEVRAVAGAQR; encoded by the coding sequence ATGGTGCATGGCACGGTGAAGTGGTTCGACAGTGAGAAGGGGTTTGGGTTTTTGACTCCTGATGAGGGTGGGGAGGAGGTGTTCGTGGAGTACACCGCGGTGTTGGGGGAGGGGTTTCGGTCGTTGGTGGAGGGGCAGCGGGTGGCGTTCGAGGTGCGGTGGACTAAGCCGGGGCCGGAGGCGGTGGAGGTTCGGGCGGTGGCGGGGGCTCAGCGCTGA